TGATGTTATTCTGGTTTTTGTCTAGAACAAAACCATATTTATATCTCCGAtacaaaatcaaaaatatatctcCGGTTCCAATCTAGAGTTTTTCAATTTTTGGTGCGTATTGAAAATATACTTCTAGTTTTGAGGGGACATTTGTAGAATTTCATGTGGTGGACTAGAAAAGCATAGGGTGAAATAAGAATTTCCCATAATAATCTACCGGCTTGAATAGAGAGATTATTTTTTCATAGTAAAAATTTCTCccaaaattgaaaaattaaacaAACTTCAAGGTAGAATTTCCACCACGGCACTCTGACACTCTTGGGCCTAAACAAATTTGAAAGGTGCGTTTGATTTGTAAAATAAGAAGTTTTTAACAAAACGGTATTAGACAATGCAGAACACTACAAGATAACTTTTTGTATTGTACTGTGTTTGATGGTCGATACTCTAGACACATTTTTCTCTATTTTGCTTTATATATCAATGTATTTgactaaataatataaattttactatataattaattattaatattaaaatttttaattgttatgaattaaaatattaaataataagaaggaaaacagaaaagatgaagagataatttTTTTACTTGACTTTATTTGATATGTCAATGCAGCAGACAAAAATTATATAAGTTttactataatattatttattgatatataaaatattaaaattatatttataaattaaaatattaaataatgagaattatatttatgaataaagatatgggttaaatatgtttttggtctctataaatGATCAAATTTTGCTTTTGATTCCTAAAAAAAATTGGTATATTTTGgttctacaaaattattatgtacGTAGTTTAAGTATATGTTGTTAaatcaatgtgtatttttgaataattattttgtagacatgtttagaacgttataaaaagttatttgaaaaaaaaaactcaaaattttatttttaatttgagattttcataatttttatcattatcttttaaatttaaaaaaattcttattttaaaaattaaaaggtaaTTAAATAATCTTCAAAATTGTAGAAAATAAGGGGGACTAAAACTACCTGCATAAAAATTTTGTAggataaaaaaatatcatttttttagtagtaactataattaatatttgagatatttataaggacaaaaaaacatatttaaacctAAAGATATTAAATAGAGAGATTAATTTATattgtgattttatttttataatttgtgTTTGGAACAAAAAATTGTCTTATAGTTTAGTAAGACACAAGAATTCATATTTTTGTCCAATCTCTTATCATATATTTTGTTCTGTCCCATTAGTTTCTACATCAAACAGAATACAAACAAAGTTATTTTATtgaattccttttttttttaacaaatcaaaCGCAGCTGAAGACATGTACAATGCAAGAGGTCCAATAAGAGATCTATAGTAGACTATGACTCCAATAAAACAATTCAAATACTGCAATTAGACAGCTAAAGACAAACTACAATAAAAGCACAATTTCCAACAATTAATTGATATACAAAATGTGGAccaatttttcttaaaatttcttaaaatatCAACTATGCATAACTATAGAGACTTAACTTTTAAGAATTTAGAACACATTCTTCTAAATGATATTGATATTGAAGATGTATGAGCTAGGTATCGAGCTCCTAACACCTTCAATATTgcaattttcaaatttttgacaATTGAAGTCATAGACATACCTTTAGATGAACATGCACCTTCAATCTCTTAGTTATCATTTTGATTCACCATCAAATGTGCTAAAGGGAGATCTTATTTTCTATACTCATGCATCTAGGGATGTATACATTGTAATAGTAATTCTTCATGCACTCAATAGATTTGGATGGAAAGTACTCCATGGTGAGCTTCCAAAATTTTGTATCGCTTGATAATTGATTTAACTTTACTAGATATTCAAATTTCTTCTCCTCTTCCATTGTCCATGATTTTGACACATCTTCTTTCTTGATATCAAACTTCCAACTCGAGAAAGTGTCATTAACCTTCGATTTTAAGCATTCTCTAGCTTCACCATGTTTTTTAACACGATCAATTGATTCAAGGTTCTCGCCCGAGCTTGAGTCGGACCTACCTTTTTCAATACTTTTTGCATCATTTCTAGATAAAGAAGGCATTGGCCAAATTTGGGTGCCTAACCACCTCAAACAATCATCACTATCATATTGTTTTATGTTAGTTGAGGCCTCCCATTTAGGAACTTCAGCTTGAAACCTAGGTCCTATGGGAATAAATGGTCTTGGAAGATGGCTACCCCTAGAAGGTAAAAATTTCTTCCGGGAGTCAGCGAATTCCATGTCTTCTTCTTTTAGTTTCTCTTTGATTGATGTCGCGATATCATAAGAATAACTATTATCCATTAAATCCCCAGCATGAATGTAAAAGTTCTCTTCATTCATAAGATAATTTGGTCGCTTTGCATAATCTTCAACGTCACTTAGGTGAGAATAGTCTTGTCTAGAAATAGAACAAAAATCAACCCTATCATTTTGATCAGGGGAACCATATTTAGTCCTTTTTCCATCTGATGGTATTGAACATAAGACAGGAGGAGAAggtgattttcttttttgatctTTGGCATTATCAATACCATATTTCTTTTTACCATTTATGTATTGGTTACATTGCATcttctgaaataaaaaataaaataaaataattgtgaCTCTATTACACATAAAAACTATTTACGAACCTATACAACATCTTAGATAGTTATATCAAGTTTTGATTGAGTCTTTATGATAGAGTTATCATAAGTTAGTCCTTAGGTTAAATTTCATCTCGGTTGCATTTCAACAAATAATTTCAACTTAaagtaaataattatttataagagCATGAAAACTATATAAAGTGGACATATCTAGTATAAGATCTTGAGTAAAAAAATCTAGTAAAATCTATGGGGAAACAAACAATTACTTATATCAACATGAATACTATTAACAACACACTCActattgtattatttttttactgATTGAAATTAATATGAATCGCTAAATAAAGAGGCCGAGTATAAATTTGGTACAACCCATATAAATTTTAtcgaataaaaaattatttaaaagtgTATGTGTAAGACAAAGTGTTGTTAGCATTCATATCAATATGTAAGATTTTAAATTACAGTCAGCGTTTAAGATTTTGGGTTTTCAGTGGGTACGTATGTTGTGTTTTGTCGCAACAATGAAGTAAGAAAAAAATCAGGGATGACAAAAAATCCGTATATGCAAATATTTGTGGATAAAATCCGTCACGGATATGGGGCGGATAGTTTAATAGATATTCacggataaaataaataaataaatatttaaatacctGTTTGTTAATGAATACAGAGGCaggtaggggtgttcgcggtgcggttttgacggttttgacgaaaaaaatcatctgaaccgcaaaaaaaaaaatcgtgcggtttggtttggttcggttggcttttaaaaaaatccaaaccaaaccaaactaatgtggtttggttaggttcggttttttacaaatattttattgagccatacatacacatatagatgagaacataattttgtatttagacattcatacactatcaaataacaacaaaacttgtcatattttgacaataattttctatttaatatgtaaaaattaaattagacaaaagtggaatattaaacataaaataatagtataaaacaatataaaaattattataatgaaacaaaaaaaagaagagacgagagattagtgaaggtgaaaaaaaaaagttgagagattagagaagaagatatgcgataaaaacgaaactaaaatacaaaacatttacataaaaatgagaaggtgaaaaagaaataatataagagtagagattatagaagaagagggaattTTTATGTGGCAAataaggtgcgataatgttattagagatttgagaagatcatgATTGAAATTATATGtctaaggatgagaaaattgttcgtaatcataaggctaaggtataataaATTTAAGTTTGGTTGGAATTGacttaagtaaaagttaggttgtaacataatgcggtttgattcgatttggttcggtttacaaaatacaaaccgcaaaccgaaccgaaccatgcagttttgttaaaagatgacccaaactaatccgaaccaaatgcggttttttgcggtttcggtttggtttggtttgatttgcggttttctattgggttggtttggttttgaacacccctagatGCAGGTTTAATGATACTCGTGTCCGCAGATATCTGTATatcttaataaattataaaattaagtcAATATTATTAGTTTTACTACTctgactttttaatttttttttaaaaaatttgtctttttatatttctttcttttcttttttgaaattttaattgaagaaaacctttcacatttcatacaaattttatttgacaatttcatatttaaatttctttaatACTCCATATTTCACTTCAACAATTTCATCGTCCAACCAACAAGTACCACCCTTCCTCTATCCAACTAGTGCCTCCCTTCCTACTCGTTCATCGTCCGTTCTTCTACCATAATTCGCAATcacaatactccctccgttcctttttaagtgtcgttttagaagatttttttttcctatttaagtgtcgttttataatttaatgttattgttCTGGACTGAGCCAAGATTCGGCCCaatctactttcggcccacttaaCCTTGGGAGTCCAAACCACCCATGGCCCACAAAGAGCAAGCAGTGCTCCCTTACTCCGTGCCCGGCATAACTGTTCCCCGCGAGCCATCTGATGCCCGGCACAAGTGCTCCTCCGAGCACCTGCCCTCCGAGGACTCTTCTCCTCGCAGGGTCCCTTCACACCCAACCCCCCGAATAATACGGAGTCCACGtagtccctaaaagaccgcgtccccCTTGAACTTCAGAGTGGTTGATCAGGACGGAGAGCACTCACGCATCTCCGATATTTCtgcctaggaaacctggcagtctcctaattgggcctgGGAATCCCgcccagtagcgagatcatggcccagcgctgggggctataaataccctctttcactagagggtcagataTTCATTCTCTTTTAACCTTTAGCTTGTACTTGCTCTCCCTTGCTCGTTTTCTTACTTTGctatcggagtgccttgcaggtacacccccttcaTTTCTCAAAGACCCAgttccgagcaggccttgacgatccttctgatcaggttACGATcagttataatttgtcaattatacccttattttctcaataacctcacctcacatttttcaattagttattggaaaaagagagtgtatgattgaatttatttggaaagagaaaaataaataagggtatgataACAAtctactatcttggt
The Vicia villosa cultivar HV-30 ecotype Madison, WI linkage group LG6, Vvil1.0, whole genome shotgun sequence genome window above contains:
- the LOC131610622 gene encoding AT-rich interactive domain-containing protein 2-like isoform X1, with product MLLNSSSKNSQKMQCNQYINGKKKYGIDNAKDQKRKSPSPPVLCSIPSDGKRTKYGSPDQNDRVDFCSISRQDYSHLSDVEDYAKRPNYLMNEENFYIHAGDLMDNSYSYDIATSIKEKLKEEDMEFADSRKKFLPSRGSHLPRPFIPIGPRFQAEVPKWEASTNIKQYDSDDCLRWLGTQIWPMPSLSRNDAKSIEKGRSDSSSGENLESIDRVKKHGEARECLKSKVNDTFSSWKFDIKKEDVSKSWTMEEEKKFEYLVKLNQLSSDTKFWKLTMEYFPSKSIECMKNYYYNVYIPRCMSIENKISL
- the LOC131610622 gene encoding AT-rich interactive domain-containing protein 2-like isoform X2 — translated: MLLNSSSKNSQMQCNQYINGKKKYGIDNAKDQKRKSPSPPVLCSIPSDGKRTKYGSPDQNDRVDFCSISRQDYSHLSDVEDYAKRPNYLMNEENFYIHAGDLMDNSYSYDIATSIKEKLKEEDMEFADSRKKFLPSRGSHLPRPFIPIGPRFQAEVPKWEASTNIKQYDSDDCLRWLGTQIWPMPSLSRNDAKSIEKGRSDSSSGENLESIDRVKKHGEARECLKSKVNDTFSSWKFDIKKEDVSKSWTMEEEKKFEYLVKLNQLSSDTKFWKLTMEYFPSKSIECMKNYYYNVYIPRCMSIENKISL